A single window of Bactrocera neohumeralis isolate Rockhampton unplaced genomic scaffold, APGP_CSIRO_Bneo_wtdbg2-racon-allhic-juicebox.fasta_v2 ctg5788, whole genome shotgun sequence DNA harbors:
- the LOC126767362 gene encoding uncharacterized protein LOC126767362 — protein MVERLHQHLKDAIRCHENNSWVDMLPIVLLGLRAAWKEDLGATPADLVYGEPIRLPGEFLAPSPRSGLPPSNLALRLRNYFAELAPQPIVRHGQRKTFIFKELSTCSHVFIRRDAPHHAFTSPYEGPHRVISKHEKYFIVNVRGENTTVSIDRLKPVYLLPDDKLNESEQNNDDDNNTTLTTLTSPESSEPGTSRFSSSSYRPSESDSNLSTPSPKRRVRFR, from the coding sequence ATGGTGGAACGTCTTcaccaacatttgaaggatgcCATTCGTTGTCACGAAAACAACTCATGGGTCGACATGCTACCCATCGTTCTCCTTGGACTTCGCGCCGCTTGGAAGGAAGATCTTGGCGCAACTCCTGCCGATCTCGTTTATGGAGAGCCAATTCGTTTACCAGGTGAATTCCTAGCGCCTTCGCCACGATCTGGTTTGCCACCATCCAATTTGGCATTACGCTTGAGGAATTACTTCGCAGAGCTTGCACCACAACCCATCGTCCGACATGGTCAGAGAAAAACATTCATTTTCAAAGAATTATCTACATGTTCACACGTCTTTATTCGTCGCGACGCTCCACACCACGCATTCACTTCACCTTATGAAGGACCACACCGAGTCATTTCAAAGcacgaaaaatatttcatcgTAAACGTCAGAGGCGAAAACACTACAGTTTCGATCGACCGACTAAAGCCTGTTTATCTACTTCCCGACGATAAGCTCAACGAGAGTGAGCAGAACAACGACGATGACAACAATACTACGCTAACTACATTAACTTCGCCAGAGTCATCTGAACCTGGGACATCTCGATTTTCGTCCTCATCATACCGCCCATCTGAATCCGATTCCAATTTATCTACACCATCACCCAAAAGACGGGTTAGATTCCGCTGA